A portion of the Phycisphaerales bacterium genome contains these proteins:
- the gpmA gene encoding 2,3-diphosphoglycerate-dependent phosphoglycerate mutase has protein sequence MSTNHTLVLIRHGQSVWNAENRFTGWTDVDLSEQGRSEAQRAAELIRVEGLDFDYCYTSVLKRAIRTLWIVLDGLDRMWLPVERSWRLNERHYGALQGLNKAETAQKHGEDQVKIWRRSYDVRPPLLEAGDDRLPGGDPRYAGLARDELPAGECLKDTVERVLPCWEGEIAAKVKAGQRVLISAHGNSIRALVKHLDQISDSDIMGVEIPTGVPLVYTLDESLKPIESRYLGDQDEVEAAQAAVAAQGKAR, from the coding sequence ATGAGCACGAACCACACGCTTGTTCTCATCCGCCACGGCCAGAGCGTCTGGAACGCCGAGAATCGGTTCACCGGGTGGACCGACGTGGACCTGAGCGAACAGGGACGCAGCGAGGCGCAGAGGGCGGCCGAGTTGATCCGGGTCGAGGGGCTGGACTTTGACTATTGCTACACGAGCGTGCTCAAGCGGGCCATCCGCACGCTGTGGATCGTGCTGGACGGGCTGGACCGGATGTGGCTGCCCGTCGAACGCTCGTGGCGATTGAACGAGCGGCACTACGGGGCGCTCCAGGGCCTGAACAAGGCCGAGACCGCCCAGAAGCACGGCGAGGACCAGGTCAAGATCTGGCGGCGCAGCTACGACGTGAGGCCCCCGCTGCTGGAGGCCGGCGACGATCGGCTGCCGGGCGGAGACCCTCGGTATGCTGGGCTGGCTCGGGACGAGCTTCCGGCGGGCGAGTGCCTGAAGGACACCGTCGAGCGGGTGCTGCCGTGCTGGGAAGGTGAGATCGCCGCGAAGGTGAAGGCCGGCCAGCGGGTGCTCATTTCGGCCCATGGCAACAGCATCCGGGCGCTGGTGAAGCACCTGGACCAGATTTCCGACAGCGACATCATGGGCGTGGAGATCCCCACCGGCGTGCCGTTGGTGTACACGCTCGACGAATCGCTTAAGCCCATTGAAAGCAGGTACTTAGGCGATCAGGACGAGGTCGAGGCGGCCCAGGCGGCCGTCGCGGCACAGGGCAAGGCACGCTGA
- a CDS encoding VCBS repeat-containing protein, protein MIVCAAMPASLAFAQMTCEGVRFPHAIYTGGGIDVVHLADLNGDGRDDLITSFQSSLPSLNVRLAGEHGYFGEAAEYGARIGTSRIRTADFDGDGHLDILVGKRSDVPASIFFNLGDGAFGEPILVDLGGGQPGLDVADVNGDGTPDIVVCGPEFTLPGEVRIFPNDGQGGFGAAIVREVGGFPTSVALGDFDGDGHPDIVTANTRDNTISVLLNGGNGLFSMPGRSYSGGFEVSTIELADINGDGTLDIVLGSEEETFRSMTIFPGLGNGRFAPALDYPTAVAPRELEIADLSGDGILDVVVSGLREDNVAVLLGRGDGIFEAPRTLRTPEDAAIAVGDADGDGVLDLAIARNSTGVVLGDGAGGFRFRRSVDVGFEVLEVAAHDLDGDGDQDIVAGGRVGSTDETIELIWNDGGGRFRQQALAAGGAFSVGIVVDDFTGDGLADIATRGPLTTIWVLPAIQPGQFGEPIVSELDEGSNGFTAGDLNGDGLPDLAFLRRSSPDTVAVMFNLGGGAFGGYTQWFLTDDPNDIAIGDIDEDGNSDVVLTLDRNEVAVLRNLGGGSFADPQYVRIGREEMYGLDLHDADGDGDLDLFAISEADLLVARNDGAGGFPEWTTYPAVTSELLKIVDVNLDGFADAVIGASTILLGDSEGGFSPPLSHETGGRDTGMAVADMDGDGKPDLIAAARDRFRFGILYNETPCEGCRADFDGDGALTIFDFLAFQNAFDAGDPRADFDADGELTLFDFLVFLNEFQDGCG, encoded by the coding sequence ATGATCGTGTGTGCCGCGATGCCGGCGAGCCTGGCGTTTGCCCAGATGACGTGCGAGGGTGTGCGATTCCCTCACGCGATCTACACGGGAGGGGGCATCGACGTTGTCCATTTGGCCGATCTGAACGGTGACGGACGGGACGACCTGATCACGAGTTTTCAGTCCTCGCTACCTTCTCTGAACGTTCGGCTGGCAGGGGAACATGGGTACTTCGGCGAGGCCGCTGAGTATGGCGCGAGGATCGGCACATCACGTATCCGAACCGCGGACTTCGACGGCGACGGGCACCTTGACATTCTTGTGGGAAAGCGAAGCGACGTGCCCGCGTCGATCTTCTTTAACCTCGGAGATGGCGCGTTTGGCGAGCCGATCCTGGTCGACCTGGGCGGCGGGCAGCCGGGCCTGGACGTCGCCGACGTGAATGGCGATGGGACCCCTGACATCGTCGTGTGCGGGCCGGAGTTCACCTTGCCCGGCGAGGTCCGCATCTTCCCCAACGACGGGCAGGGCGGGTTTGGCGCCGCCATCGTTCGCGAGGTGGGCGGCTTCCCCACGTCGGTGGCCCTCGGAGATTTCGACGGCGACGGCCACCCGGACATCGTCACCGCGAACACGCGGGACAACACCATCAGCGTGCTGCTCAACGGCGGCAACGGCCTGTTCTCGATGCCCGGCCGCAGCTATTCGGGGGGCTTCGAGGTCAGCACGATCGAACTTGCCGACATCAACGGCGATGGCACACTCGACATCGTGCTGGGCAGCGAAGAAGAGACCTTCCGAAGCATGACGATCTTCCCCGGCCTGGGCAACGGCCGGTTCGCGCCCGCATTGGACTATCCCACCGCCGTCGCACCACGGGAACTGGAGATCGCCGACCTGTCGGGCGACGGCATCCTGGACGTGGTCGTGTCGGGCCTGCGCGAGGACAACGTGGCCGTGCTGCTGGGCCGTGGCGATGGGATCTTCGAGGCGCCCAGGACGCTGCGTACGCCCGAAGACGCGGCGATTGCGGTGGGAGACGCCGATGGCGACGGTGTGCTCGATCTGGCGATCGCACGCAACAGCACGGGCGTGGTGCTGGGCGATGGCGCGGGCGGGTTCCGATTCCGCCGGAGCGTGGATGTTGGATTCGAGGTGCTGGAAGTTGCCGCGCACGATCTCGACGGCGACGGCGACCAGGATATCGTCGCCGGCGGTCGGGTGGGGAGTACCGATGAGACGATCGAACTGATCTGGAACGACGGTGGTGGGCGGTTTCGCCAACAAGCCCTCGCCGCGGGCGGCGCCTTTTCCGTCGGCATCGTGGTGGACGACTTCACCGGCGACGGACTGGCGGACATCGCAACCCGGGGCCCGCTTACCACGATCTGGGTGCTTCCGGCGATCCAGCCAGGGCAGTTTGGCGAGCCGATCGTGAGCGAACTGGATGAGGGTTCGAATGGCTTTACCGCCGGCGATCTGAACGGCGATGGGCTGCCGGACCTGGCGTTCCTTCGACGCAGCAGCCCCGACACCGTGGCTGTCATGTTCAACCTCGGCGGCGGGGCCTTCGGCGGATACACGCAGTGGTTTCTGACCGATGATCCCAACGACATTGCCATTGGCGACATCGACGAGGACGGCAATTCTGACGTGGTCCTGACGCTCGATCGCAATGAGGTGGCCGTGCTGCGCAATCTGGGAGGCGGGAGCTTCGCCGATCCTCAGTACGTCCGCATCGGGCGGGAGGAGATGTATGGGCTGGACCTACACGATGCGGACGGCGACGGCGACCTGGATCTGTTCGCGATCTCCGAGGCCGATCTCCTGGTCGCGCGTAACGACGGCGCGGGCGGCTTTCCAGAATGGACAACCTACCCGGCGGTCACCTCCGAACTGTTGAAGATCGTCGACGTCAATCTGGACGGCTTCGCCGACGCGGTGATCGGCGCAAGCACGATCCTGCTGGGCGATTCGGAGGGCGGCTTCTCTCCGCCGCTCAGCCACGAGACCGGAGGCCGCGACACCGGCATGGCGGTCGCCGACATGGACGGCGATGGCAAGCCCGACCTCATCGCGGCGGCGCGTGACCGATTCAGGTTCGGCATCCTGTACAACGAGACGCCGTGCGAGGGGTGCCGCGCCGACTTCGACGGCGACGGAGCGCTGACGATCTTCGACTTTCTGGCCTTCCAGAACGCTTTCGATGCCGGAGATCCGCGGGCCGACTTCGACGCGGATGGTGAGCTCACGCTCTTCGACTTCCTGGTCTTCCTGAACGAGTTCCAGGACGGATGCGGCTGA
- a CDS encoding VCBS repeat-containing protein: MRTVNRRGCALFGLVVGVVGGAAMAQPCGDPWWPGPGYAIDSTDTIDSAAYADLNGDGLVDVVATTVGPNEYHVLLNLGDGRFEARPGEPSTGVLGKIILGDIDGDGNSDLLGLGTVGSILLNTGDGRFDFIGEFPLGSGAADLRLVDLDADGVQDLVVSNGTSQDVSVHLGQGGGAFADPVRYTAMGLPNQLEIADLDGDGLDDVIVASRTNDVVHIFFSMGDGTLSEAMSVASGDRPQQPRAADMDGDGDLDLVVPNSDSADITVLLNDGAGGFPINRRYPGLIAPLRVALGDIDLDGHVDVVVSDPAARSLTVWHNRGDSFLEDPYSFYAGQLVGQPEIFVLDGSGRPGVIIAANTSVNTFQPSGDRLRTQTVIDADVLPQDMTLADMNGDGVDDLVMALRDPAATGIRLGRGDGTFAPAERYGASAESRGVATADFDGDGDLDFVTSHGEDRALSVMFNRGDGTFVGQRRYWAGSSPTIARQADVNADGMTDLIVANRVAVNVLLGTSGSGFEPRVEYPVGDVVEGIDVADLDGDGDLDIVTANENSEDLSILENLGGGVFAVERRINLPASANKVIALHADADANLDLAVMSRDADMVYVLAGSPTGFVAPVGYAVGDFPVDTDAGDVDGDGDLDLVVACRRTEDIRTLYNDGAGGFGQQSSFLFGFPIDRVRLGDLDGDGDQDMVHSLASGLYVRMNLGGGLFGPTTLVEFPSSQSTFLGLADLQSDGDLDIVMRLNSQDFIGYALNDGSAGFGAFDLLPVGRAPRDAVFFDHDGDGNQDVVVVNNQDSDVSLIRGDGDLMFERQTLLPAAENPTKVVATDIDGDGAPDVVAITGGLSIYFGNSDGTFEDELRLPVGTRPVALAAADVNDDGLLDLATVNETSEDISIILNTGGRLFAEQARYPAAGRPADLGFADANADGDLDLLVSVVFDDEVRLYANAGDGTFGIRWAARVGDAPRQLEVADVNADGLDDIIVLNTNSDDISVVLNTGDSRLLDGQRYVAGEDPGPMLVADLQGDGVVDFLVSVPPDGQLRVLEGYCTSPRCRADFDGDGSLTIFDFLAFQNDFDAGKLAADFDGDGDLTLFDFLVFLNEFQAGCG; this comes from the coding sequence ATGAGAACGGTGAACCGGCGTGGGTGCGCGCTCTTCGGGCTGGTGGTGGGCGTGGTGGGCGGCGCTGCTATGGCCCAGCCCTGCGGCGACCCCTGGTGGCCGGGCCCGGGGTATGCCATCGACTCGACCGACACGATCGACTCGGCGGCCTATGCCGACCTGAACGGCGACGGGCTGGTGGACGTGGTGGCCACGACGGTTGGCCCCAACGAGTATCACGTGCTGCTGAACCTGGGCGACGGGCGGTTCGAGGCGCGGCCGGGGGAGCCGTCCACGGGCGTTTTGGGCAAGATCATCCTGGGCGACATCGACGGCGACGGGAACAGCGACCTGCTGGGCCTGGGCACGGTCGGGTCGATCCTGCTCAACACCGGCGACGGGCGGTTCGATTTCATCGGAGAGTTCCCCCTGGGCTCGGGAGCGGCCGACCTGCGGCTGGTCGACCTGGACGCCGACGGCGTGCAGGACCTGGTGGTCTCCAATGGGACGTCGCAGGACGTCAGCGTGCACCTGGGCCAGGGCGGGGGCGCGTTCGCCGATCCGGTGCGGTACACGGCTATGGGGTTGCCCAACCAGCTCGAGATCGCGGACCTGGACGGGGACGGGCTCGATGACGTGATCGTGGCTTCACGGACCAACGACGTGGTGCACATCTTCTTCAGCATGGGCGATGGCACGCTCTCCGAGGCGATGTCGGTGGCTTCGGGCGATCGACCCCAGCAGCCCCGGGCGGCAGATATGGACGGCGACGGCGACCTGGACCTGGTGGTGCCCAACTCCGACAGCGCCGACATCACGGTGCTGCTCAACGACGGCGCGGGGGGCTTCCCGATCAACCGCCGGTACCCCGGGCTCATCGCGCCGTTGCGCGTGGCCCTGGGCGACATCGACCTGGACGGCCACGTGGACGTGGTCGTGTCCGATCCCGCCGCCCGCAGCCTGACGGTGTGGCACAACCGCGGCGACTCTTTCCTGGAAGATCCATACTCGTTCTACGCCGGCCAGCTGGTGGGCCAGCCGGAAATCTTCGTGCTGGACGGCTCGGGCCGTCCGGGTGTCATCATCGCCGCCAATACGAGCGTGAATACGTTCCAACCATCGGGCGACCGATTGCGGACGCAGACCGTCATCGACGCGGACGTGCTGCCCCAGGACATGACGCTGGCGGACATGAACGGCGACGGGGTGGACGACCTGGTGATGGCGCTGCGGGACCCCGCGGCTACGGGCATTCGCCTGGGCCGTGGCGACGGAACGTTTGCCCCGGCCGAGCGTTATGGCGCTTCGGCGGAATCGCGGGGAGTGGCCACGGCCGACTTCGATGGCGATGGCGACCTTGACTTCGTGACCAGCCACGGGGAGGACCGCGCGCTGTCGGTGATGTTCAATCGGGGCGACGGGACCTTCGTGGGCCAGCGGCGATACTGGGCGGGATCGTCGCCGACGATTGCCCGGCAGGCCGACGTCAACGCCGATGGCATGACCGACCTGATCGTCGCGAACCGGGTCGCCGTGAACGTGCTGCTAGGCACCAGTGGATCTGGCTTCGAGCCGCGCGTGGAGTATCCCGTTGGCGATGTCGTCGAGGGCATCGACGTTGCTGACCTGGACGGCGACGGCGACCTGGACATCGTGACGGCCAACGAGAACAGCGAGGACCTGAGCATCCTGGAAAACCTGGGCGGCGGCGTGTTCGCCGTCGAGCGGCGGATCAACCTGCCGGCCTCTGCCAACAAGGTGATCGCGTTGCACGCCGACGCGGACGCGAACCTGGATCTGGCCGTCATGAGCCGGGACGCGGACATGGTGTACGTCCTGGCGGGATCGCCCACGGGCTTCGTCGCACCGGTGGGCTACGCGGTTGGCGACTTTCCGGTCGACACGGACGCGGGCGACGTTGACGGGGATGGAGACCTCGACCTGGTCGTGGCCTGCCGGAGAACCGAGGATATTCGAACGCTCTACAACGACGGCGCGGGCGGCTTCGGCCAGCAGTCATCGTTCCTGTTCGGCTTTCCCATCGATCGCGTCCGCCTGGGCGATCTCGACGGCGACGGCGACCAGGACATGGTCCACTCGCTCGCGTCGGGCTTGTACGTTCGCATGAACCTTGGCGGCGGGCTCTTCGGTCCGACGACACTCGTCGAGTTTCCGAGCAGCCAGTCCACGTTCCTCGGCCTCGCCGATCTCCAGTCCGATGGCGACCTGGACATTGTCATGAGGCTGAACAGTCAGGACTTCATCGGCTACGCACTCAACGACGGGAGCGCCGGCTTCGGTGCGTTTGATCTCCTGCCCGTCGGTCGCGCACCGCGCGATGCGGTGTTCTTCGACCACGATGGCGATGGCAACCAGGATGTTGTGGTCGTCAACAACCAGGACAGCGACGTCAGCCTCATCCGGGGTGACGGGGACCTGATGTTCGAGCGTCAGACCCTGCTGCCAGCCGCCGAAAACCCCACGAAGGTGGTGGCGACCGACATTGACGGCGATGGCGCACCTGACGTGGTCGCGATCACCGGCGGGCTAAGCATCTACTTCGGCAACAGCGACGGGACGTTCGAGGACGAGTTGCGCCTGCCCGTGGGCACCCGGCCGGTCGCGTTGGCCGCCGCCGACGTGAACGACGATGGCTTGCTGGACCTGGCAACCGTGAACGAGACCAGCGAGGACATCAGCATCATTCTCAACACCGGTGGGCGTTTATTCGCTGAGCAAGCGCGGTATCCCGCCGCTGGCAGGCCGGCGGACCTCGGCTTTGCCGATGCCAACGCCGACGGCGACCTGGATCTGCTCGTGTCCGTCGTGTTCGACGACGAGGTCCGGCTGTACGCCAACGCGGGCGACGGCACATTCGGGATTCGCTGGGCGGCGCGGGTGGGCGACGCGCCCCGTCAACTCGAGGTCGCGGACGTGAACGCCGACGGCCTGGACGACATCATCGTCCTCAACACGAACAGCGACGACATCAGCGTGGTGCTGAACACCGGTGATAGCCGGCTGCTGGATGGGCAGCGGTACGTGGCCGGGGAGGATCCGGGGCCCATGCTCGTGGCGGACCTGCAGGGCGATGGCGTTGTCGATTTTCTGGTCAGCGTGCCGCCCGACGGCCAACTGCGCGTGCTCGAAGGATACTGCACATCTCCGCGGTGCCGGGCCGACTTCGACGGCGATGGGTCGCTGACCATCTTCGACTTCCTCGCGTTCCAGAACGACTTCGACGCGGGGAAGCTCGCGGCCGACTTCGATGGCGACGGCGATTTGACGCTGTTCGACTTCCTCGTGTTCCTGAACGAGTTCCAGGCTGGGTGTGGGTAA
- a CDS encoding GC-type dockerin domain-anchored protein, translating into MRARSCSILACLLSAVATMAQPCEMGWTPDLFGLPGTGYAQAVATFDDGRGEAVYVAGQYGVAGFAVVGNIARWDGHAWEPLGEGINGRVYALTVFDDGRGPALYAGGWFSLAGGVEAANVARWDGHAWTAVGGGIDDAVAALHAFEGPDGPMLVAGGYFQRAGEVEASRIAYWDGTQWSAFGSGARGPVKAFETWRDDQGDLLIAGGQFSEIDDVAVQSIAAWDGESWSPLGSPGDRFSPDVATMEIYDDGSGPELYVGGWFSIIYGQDASHMARWDGTRWAAVEGLAFEQYTPAVMFAADLGDGPSLFVGGDFDMIGAMRCGGLARWDGQAWHALGGYVDGSIGGLTIFEHDGRPALVAGGGLASAGGTPLAGTAAWDGARWHALGTGMNGPVAALEWFDDGSGAALYAGGGFTRASVDETAFIARWGGNAWAPLGDGVDAQVTSLAVHDDGGGPSLYAAGDFTRAGSTDAGSIARWDGTRWSPVGVGPTNGFSTINAMKSFDDGRGHSLFVAGAFGPVPGERSSGVARWDGTQWSPAGDHEFAWVKALEVFDDGNGPALYAAGSFRFDGGRRYAGVCRWAGEQWIPLGQGITSVDPLITSLHAHDDGSGSRLYLAGHFRDIEGRFTRNLAAWDGATWHALDGPTRGIADSLEVFDDGSGPALYVGGRFYDSVLSEFWTFARWDGVAWTRRGGQLDGAVVSLRSIPEAGGSALYAGGGFSQLDGVASAYVGRYACQAPPCAADLDGDGALTIFDYLMYLNLFQDGDAQADFDGDGELTIFDFLAFQDAFDAGCD; encoded by the coding sequence ATGCGAGCCCGATCCTGTTCGATTCTTGCCTGCCTCCTGTCCGCCGTCGCCACGATGGCCCAGCCGTGCGAGATGGGCTGGACGCCCGACCTCTTCGGCCTGCCGGGCACGGGGTACGCCCAGGCGGTGGCCACCTTCGACGATGGCCGGGGCGAGGCGGTCTACGTCGCCGGCCAGTACGGCGTGGCCGGCTTCGCCGTGGTCGGCAACATCGCCCGATGGGACGGGCACGCGTGGGAGCCGCTGGGCGAGGGGATCAACGGGCGCGTCTACGCGCTGACCGTCTTCGACGATGGGCGCGGTCCGGCGCTGTATGCGGGCGGCTGGTTCTCGCTCGCCGGTGGCGTCGAGGCCGCCAACGTCGCCCGGTGGGACGGCCACGCGTGGACCGCGGTTGGTGGTGGCATCGACGATGCGGTCGCCGCGCTGCACGCCTTCGAGGGGCCGGACGGCCCCATGCTCGTGGCGGGCGGCTACTTCCAGCGGGCCGGCGAGGTCGAGGCCAGCCGCATCGCATACTGGGACGGCACGCAATGGTCGGCGTTCGGCTCGGGCGCTCGGGGGCCCGTGAAGGCATTCGAGACGTGGCGCGATGATCAAGGCGATCTGCTCATCGCCGGTGGCCAGTTCAGCGAGATCGACGACGTCGCGGTGCAGTCGATTGCCGCGTGGGACGGCGAGTCCTGGTCGCCGCTCGGATCACCGGGAGACCGCTTCAGCCCCGACGTCGCCACAATGGAGATCTACGACGACGGCTCGGGCCCGGAGCTCTACGTGGGCGGCTGGTTCTCGATCATCTATGGGCAAGATGCATCGCACATGGCACGCTGGGACGGGACTCGATGGGCGGCCGTCGAAGGGCTTGCGTTCGAGCAGTACACCCCGGCCGTCATGTTTGCGGCCGACCTGGGCGATGGACCGAGCCTGTTCGTGGGCGGCGACTTCGACATGATCGGGGCCATGCGTTGCGGCGGCCTCGCGCGATGGGACGGCCAGGCATGGCACGCGCTCGGCGGCTACGTGGACGGATCGATCGGCGGTCTGACGATCTTCGAGCACGATGGTCGGCCCGCCCTCGTGGCTGGTGGAGGCCTCGCTTCGGCTGGGGGGACGCCCCTGGCCGGGACTGCCGCCTGGGACGGCGCCCGATGGCACGCCCTCGGCACGGGCATGAACGGCCCAGTCGCGGCGCTCGAGTGGTTTGACGACGGGTCCGGGGCTGCGCTCTACGCCGGCGGTGGGTTCACCCGTGCCAGCGTCGACGAAACGGCATTCATCGCTCGCTGGGGCGGGAACGCGTGGGCACCACTGGGCGACGGCGTCGATGCCCAAGTCACCAGCCTAGCGGTGCACGACGACGGAGGCGGACCTTCGCTCTACGCTGCCGGTGACTTCACCCGGGCGGGTTCGACCGATGCGGGATCGATCGCCCGCTGGGACGGTACCCGCTGGTCGCCGGTCGGCGTTGGACCCACGAATGGTTTTTCGACGATCAACGCGATGAAGAGCTTCGACGACGGCCGTGGTCACTCGCTCTTCGTAGCCGGCGCCTTCGGTCCAGTTCCCGGCGAGCGGTCATCCGGCGTGGCCCGCTGGGACGGTACGCAATGGAGCCCTGCAGGTGATCATGAGTTCGCCTGGGTAAAAGCCCTGGAAGTATTCGACGACGGGAACGGTCCGGCCCTTTATGCCGCCGGGTCATTTCGTTTCGACGGCGGGAGGCGCTACGCCGGCGTGTGCCGTTGGGCGGGCGAGCAATGGATTCCGCTGGGCCAAGGGATCACGAGCGTCGATCCGTTGATTACCTCCCTGCACGCACACGACGACGGTTCGGGCTCTCGGCTCTATCTCGCGGGCCATTTCCGAGACATCGAGGGTCGCTTTACCAGAAACCTTGCGGCGTGGGATGGGGCCACGTGGCACGCGCTCGACGGGCCGACGCGTGGAATCGCCGATTCGCTCGAAGTGTTCGACGATGGCTCGGGTCCGGCCCTGTACGTGGGCGGTCGCTTCTACGACTCCGTGCTCTCGGAGTTTTGGACTTTCGCCCGATGGGACGGCGTGGCCTGGACGCGACGCGGGGGACAGCTAGACGGCGCCGTTGTGTCGCTCCGCTCCATTCCAGAAGCCGGCGGATCCGCCCTGTACGCCGGCGGCGGCTTCTCGCAGCTCGACGGCGTCGCCAGCGCCTACGTCGGGAGGTACGCCTGCCAGGCGCCGCCCTGCGCGGCCGATCTCGATGGCGACGGCGCCCTCACGATCTTCGACTATCTCATGTATCTCAACCTCTTCCAGGACGGCGACGCTCAGGCCGACTTCGACGGCGACGGCGAGCTG